From the Argentina anserina chromosome 3, drPotAnse1.1, whole genome shotgun sequence genome, the window CTCCTCATCACTTTTTTTGTAATTGTTCGAGAAGCTTGATACCCAGGTAAGGAAATGCTTCAAATTGAGGAGCTCCATAATTTGGGATGTTGGATGCTTCTGATTTGGTTTGCTATGGAGGGGTATGAGCGGTATCCAATTTGGTTTGCTCTCATCTATCTTTATATTGTAGGTTTTGTGCTATGGTGTTGGTAATGGTGGTATTCTCATCTCCATTATTTTGGTAGTGGTGATGTTTTATGGAGTTTGATAAAAAGAGACGAAGATAGATGTAATTAAAAGTATTTGGCCATGGTATACAGTGGTGGTTGTGGTTTGGATGGCGTAAAAAATTAACATGATGAGTGGCGGCGGCGGGGAAGAGCCACGGTGGTTTGTGAttgagaaaaaataataaaaactaaaaagaatTTTCTACTTAATAAAGAAGATTAAAAAGGATGTAATAAGTTTTAATTACCCGattgaaaattaataattgattgataataataattaaaatgtgTTAATTCTTAAAGCATTACaacaattttaattaattattttgtttttgttttatcaaCACTTAGGTGGCGAAATGTTTTGTCGTCTAAGTGGGTTATTTTGGTCTTGTAAGTTTTTAAGCGACGAACACATTTTCGTTGCCTAAGTCATACTAAGATGACgaaaaatgtaaatattgttGTTTATGTACTTGGGTCACAGCACTTAGTTGACGAAACTTAGATGACGAAAATTTTGTCGTGTAATGGTCTGGTAGTGACTAATTCTGGTAGTGACTATCTGCCCATggcttctcctcctccttacAATCTGCCATTTGATTCTGATTCCGATTGCAATCTTGATTACAGAGTGAAAGATGGGAAGAATGTATGAAATAAATCAATAAAGAAGAGACAAGGATATTGCCgaaaaaaagaaatcaaatatatatataaaaacataaGTTTGGACAATATTGTTGGAGTAGATTTGGTATGACTGTCAAATTTGAGTTCTGACAAAAAAGTTGACAATCTTATAACTCTAAGTGAGTAGGTATGCACATGTGCACTTAGACTAAAACTCATCTCCAATCAATTTTGACTAAAGGCAGCAAATGTCCTCTCTCTTATCTCTCTATCTCACTCCCTCGTCTTCCTCTACCATCCCAAACCCATCGAAACAAAGAAACTCAGAATTCGCAACAAAAGCTTCAACCAAAGAccaatctttcttctttttcaaagATGGAGCAAGCAACGAGTAGACCTAATTGGTTAAAAGCATCTTAAGGTGGTGCCACCACTCTCTCTTGTTAGCGTAGGGCTGAGGGTTAGAGAGGACGGTGGAGACGAACTAGAAATAAATCTCTGAATCTTGGAGATTAAGTTTGAGAATGGGCTCGCATTTTCATGCCGGAGACTTGGTGGAGGACCAAAGCTTGCGAAGCTCCGGGCGGTGGAGGTAGTGCTCGTAGGTGGTGGAAGCTTTATCTAATTTATGATAAGCCCAACTGCTATTATAAATACAATGACAACAACACTAGCAATATATAACAATGCCGAGAAGCCATAGAATGAATAAAAAATGATAAGACAACGGCGGGTTCAATATAGAGAGTGGCCTAACCTGTGATGAAATAGATGTCGGAGACGACGACATAGTCGAACCTAAGCCAGACCAAGTCCCACCACGTGAGGTATCGCTTCATTGTATTTTCGCTTTATTTGTGGAGTTGGAGAAGCTAATCAATTTTGTCAAAACCCATCCCTAAATGAAAACCTAATTTTTAAACCTTGGGAAAATTCACCTTTTCTTCATCTACAATGTGGTTCTAACCTTGagtctcatttttttttttccacatTATATGCTCTACTCATACAGTTACACTAATTTTGACATGCCTTATCCAAGTTTCACAACCCCCATAACCAAAATACATTCCATTCTAGTCAGCTAATACAATGAATCTACTATTGAACCGCATATTAATCTACCATTTGAAATGCATTAGAAACCTAAACCAAGACTCATTCCCTTAAATTCAAACACTACCACTCTACATGAAACTAGGCTCCCTTTTTTTCTCAAACAAGTACCTTCCAAACGTTATATCCGCACAATTATATCTACTAAACTAATAAATCTCCACATGAACTAAATATTCATACCATCTCTATATCTCCGTATCGATTATATTTACTAAGACGTAAATTGAGGTATTCCAAAACTTTCATTTCGGTCTTTATTCATTAGACGTACATTGTTATATGTAAAACTTCATTTcatttcgatttttatttcttattccCTCCGAATTGTTTAGAAAATTCACCCTAATGCGCAAAACacaattattattttctctctCCATTCATGGGTCGAGGGAATCGACCAGTAAACGTGACCCTCTATTAAAACTCATCGGGAACCTCATCCCCTCGGTCCCACCACCTTCAAAACAAATTATTAAGGTATACATTTGTCCACATTATTTTTTGACCAAACtcctccctctctccctctctgacGTTCCTAGGCTTTCGTTTCAGCACATCCAACGGTCTAGCATCAATCACTTCATCCCAACCTTGTCAGCTTTACTCAGGTGGGTCTTGGTCAAAGGCTTCAGATCAAATGGAATGGCGCCACGTGGGGGTTGATTAGAATGAGTGCACACTGATATGAGTTGTGTGGGTGAAGCAGAGGAGACAAACCCAATGTTAAAAAGTAGAGACTATTTTTGGGGGTGTGAAGAGTGAAGGGGGGAGGAGCCGAGAGAAGAGTGTTGTGAAAATGGTTCCTTGCCAAAAGCTCAGAGGCCAAAGCATACCCAGCAGCCAATATGTTAACCGTGAACATTTACCTGGTTTCATCAGATCAGAAACTGCAAATGAGTTTGGCAACAGCACCTGCAGTGACATTCTTAGAAGTTCTAATGGGAATGTTTTCCGAACGGAGGAAACATATGTTGACCCCACCGGAATGGAATTCTCTCTGATGCTACATCTAGCGATTGGTCTCTTTTCACAAGTTCTGATGAGGCTTCTTTCACAACTGAGAGCACTAGAGACTCCTTCAGTACTGTTGATCATGCTGATGCAGGAAATATGGATCCAATCTCATCAATTTTCAACATCTTGTATGCGCCAGAATATTCTCGCAGTTCTGTTGCCTGTAGAAAGTTTTCAAATAGTAGGCCTcacagtagctttgtttctCAGGAGTAGGATGTTAGTTCAAATCTGTACTTGTCATCATCCAATTGACTGAGTACAGAAATGGAACTATTCAAAACAGGTCACCGATTCTTCAACTGCACAGGCTTATAGTTAATGATGCCTGTAAGATATGGGAGTAACCCATCAGTCATGACTCTTGACTGAACTTCTGATAATTGTAAACTCAATTAGATGAGAGATACTACTGATTAATTAGATGGATTAGCCTGGTAGGAGCGGTGCCTCGAAGTTTTTGTTTTCGATGTATTGTCGGTTGAGGCATGCGGTTCTTGTCTAAGCAAGCAGCATGAACAGTCTTGTTTAGCCATTAATTTATGACTGAAAGTTGTAAAGATCCAagctttttctttccttcaacATGTTTTCATGATATctatcatcatcaccatcatcactGAACTAATCTAAATTCTGTAAGCCCACGTAATATGCAAAACTAGTTACAGACAAGTAGTTGCTTTCAATGAAACAAGATGCGGTGCTTCTGAACCTCATTTTGTATTGCAAATGCAGGAAACTAGACTTGACTATAATTCTATAATATTATTCACTGCAAACACATGCTGCCTCTTTATTTTCTGGGAACTACACAGTAGTAACTCAACATTTCTCACTACTGCAAAACAGCAGATTTGAACTACTAAGATTCACTACATTCACCATCTCTGTCTCTAATAAGATAGCTGCAAATCTTAAAGACGAGAATTGGCCATCATTTTACTCTTCTAAATCAAACGACATCCATATCTCATTCACCCTGTGATCAAATTCAAATGGAGAGTTGTACTGTGCAACAGTATAAATTGTAGTGTGATCAGCTCCATGGCTTTTCTCAATAGCTTTAGACCAAACAGTGCCTGCAAGACTGGACTGCAAGGCAGCAGCTTCTACTCCAATATCATAGTCCGAAACAAACCCGCCAAATTCTCTCACTGCCACATATGTAGACGTCCATTTTTGAACATGGAGGCCTTCTGCCGGTGGTGGTTTTGCTTGGTTCTTCTTTGGTACATAGAAGCTCACCACAAATGAAGACTCGCAGAAGGGTCCATCGCTTGGTTGAACTTTGCTGAGCACTGGGGCAGTCATCTCAATTTTCTCACCATACTCATTCTTCCCTTGAATGTAATCAAATAGCCTATGACAGAAGAATCAAGAACAACCATATAACTGTATAAGTACTAGATGACATCCATCTAGAAAGCATAGTTCACTTCAACAAGACAGCAATAGTATATATGAGctaatgaaaacaaaaaccagAGAAACTAAACTCACTGTAAGAAGCCAGTTCTGGTGGCTGCAACCAGAGAAATGTCCTGAATAGGAGCAGTTGATATCCATTCACTCGAATTGTATCGACGAACCTCATAGCCATTGCCAACTTCAATGGAGTCATAGCTCGGGCACTCTATGCTGTTACATGATGGTGGAAATGTTGCCACGCTTTTCTGAGCTTCTGGCCAGAGACCCAAATTCAGATTGGAGAGGAGGCTCAAGAAAACAGAGAGCTTAAACATAGAGGCAGCCATTTCTGATAAACTGGTGGAGAGTTTTGTGATTTGTTCAGGTCCATAAGTTTATAGGAAAAGTCTGGAGGGAAATGCCCTTGACATGTTGAGAATTTACGTGTGGCTTTGCATGTTTCTAAATTATGTTGTTAACTTGTGACCGGGGCAGGATTGTGGTTCTGGGGAGTTTATTGGGTAATTACGACTTCTTCAAGAGGCTATTGTTAGTACACGACTACACGAAGTGATAATAGTTTGAAGTGAAATTCATGCCATAGAGAATGAATGGATGATGATAAATGCTTTGAAGCTTTGTACATGATTTCATTTCTAGTGCAATCTCTTGTTTTATATGAAGTTTTAGTAATAACAAATATGAACTAGCTTTGAGGTAAATAACAATCTCGTTTTAAGGAACCCCCCCCCTCAAGCAACTCAAACAGCTGTGGAGAAAGTTTTTGTGATCTGAGGGCATCCTGTTGCTAGATGAGCAAGCTCCCTATAACTTGGTAATGGCGCAAAATGATCCTTAGTCTTACTATTGTGACCGAAAACCGACATGCTCAGATGTAAATACGCATAGTTACTAGGTTTAGTTATGATTATGAATGTTGTTGtctgtttgtttctttccttATATCTCGACCATTTTCTCTGTATTTCATCTTATGTCTTAGTGATTTTCATTGTTAAAATCGTGTGGTCCGTTGTACTATAGTACTCTCGGATCCAAACTTGTCGTAACTTTGTTCTTTAATGAAGTTTATGTTGAGATGTGGCTCAAATTAATATCATGTTTATTACAAGTGCAGTAATGTTTGAATGGAAGAAATTGACAGCAATAATCACAAAGTAAATGCATGTGCAATAGCTCATTTATTGTGATGTAGAGCTAGAAATAGCTAGAGTGATGCACCCATATTTGAAATATGTATGAGAACAAGTCAACAATCATACAATGTTATTGTGGGAATGCATGGAGAATGAAACAATAGTTGAGAGCTACTAGGAATAGTTTGATACTATTTTAGTGTAGAACATTGaatgagaaagaagaaaaagtatgACTTTGGTTTTTCTTTATGAATGTGTTCTCTATGTTAGCATGAAAAGAGTTGGCTATAAATAGTCATGAAAGTTGGCATTGAAAGATGGTGGAGGAGCATCCGAGTTTTGTGTACTCTCTTGTTTAGGGAGAATTTCATTCTCCATTGAGTGGTGTGATAGAGTTGTCTTTACTGTGAATTGAGAGTGTGAGTTGAGAGAGTTGTACAAGGGTTCAAAGGTTTTTGGGTTTAAGTATAAACTTTGAGTGAAACACCTTATATTTTATTCACACTATTCTTGATAGTAAAGGAAGATCGGATCACGTCCCGTGGACGTACCTCAAGGAGTGAGGGAACCACGTTAAATTTTGTGTCTTTaagtgtgtttgtttttccCTATTATAGTTATATTCTCGATATTGTATTTTGATTATCAATCCGCTGCGTAAAATCCAACATTTtaagttgataaaaaaaacttggTAATGGCCTAAATAGATTGCGAGTCTTCTAGTTCAGTTGCTCTTCTCTTGCCTTAGAACCAATCAAACCTGGATGATAGGTGACCTACGATTGGTAAATGCTCATTGACATATGCGTCAGTTTCAAGCGGATGAAATAGAACCCTGTTCACATACTGAAGCTCATTTTTGCAGGAACCGTCAATGGCATCTTCACTAAAGACACGTAACTTGTCTAGATCTCAAGGGATAAGGGGAACATAGAGAAATTTGTATCAATATTTGGAGTAGGTGGTTTCTGTACATGCTCTCTATACTTAGTATTGAGTGAAGGGCATTATTTGTCTTAACAATATGTGATGTAAATGAGACGCAACAATAAGTGATGTACATGAACAAAAGGCAGATCTTCATAAGCAATGGAACATAACTAAATAAGATTGCAAAGTTTGGGTGTAGCATTGTAGACTCATAAGGAacataacaaaataacattgCAAAGTTTGGGTGTAGAACTGTAGACACATCATAGTCTTAAGGCATGATAATCAGTAGGACAAAGTTGAACCAGCAGCTGCTATAGCAAAGTTCATGATATTTGGGAGAAGGAACAAAAGAGCATGCATTGTGGTCAAGAGCTAAAAATATGCATATTTAAGCAGAAACCTTAACAGCAGCAGAAAATGAACTACTGAAAAGGTTTTTAGATCTATATGTCCTCGTTTCTACCTGCACAAGGTTAAGTGAACGATGTTAACAATTATGCTTCAGCAAGATGCAGAAATATCTAATTGTTGTCGCCCACCATTAGTCAATTTATGATATAATGACAGTGTTGAACAATGGTCAAGTGAGGTTCTTGAGAAAAATTTGTGCTGACAAATGTGGATGAGGAACCAATCGTAGGTTTTGAAGACAAATGATTATTTATCAAATGTCTTCAAAACCTAGGATTATCTGCACATCCACATTTATCAGTTTTTGAATTATTACTTCACCACAATCTCAGGTCCAATGTTCATATAGTTCATCATCAAAAACCAAATACTTGTCTAAGGTACTAAATCGAAAATGTCAAAACTGATACtcaaaagttcaaaattaAGGACATGAGGACCTCTATATAACAAAATAGGCACACAAAGCAGAAAAGTAGAGACATGAACCCAATATCAATTTTACCTTTTTGAAATTTCTGTTAACAAGAAATTGCATTGTCCATGTCCAGTAATACAAGGCTCTCTTTGTAAGAACGAATAGAGCAAAATTCATACTTGGAACTCCCAAGTGTTGGTTGAATGacttaagtatgattatgtgtatttatgtgtgaaactacctactcccaagtataggaggtcaagttttagtaagggaaaatgtagagtatcgtacccaagggattgaggaaaactcaactctaactagattttcgcaagaaaaacaagaaaaacatgcattctaactttttacaagttcacaaccttagccctttggaagctaagaatcatggagatggtattaacaagtggtagtgaatcgacttggttgattttagaattaagctaagcaaactaattcttgcactaaaacaacaaagaaaggtaaatgtagagatagaatcaaaagaggagtagagacttaggcattgcacctagccttactcatgcacaaatgtaactcaagattaatgcataacatgtttgacaaacttccccctagtgctttggtgaagctaccaagaaaccaactaatcatgcaatttaacaaagtttttggagccaaattaaattacaaaaccttagtcccaattatattaccttataatacaagtgggctatgtaccacaagcataaTACCCCgttagagtaattacactcatggcacaagcattaagttcatggtaagaaattcaagcaacttaatatttTCCGTAAGAAACACTAGGCCACCACCTAAAGGCTACCCATGCtcacggattcaagaagttgtcaagttcaagttccgattcattaattacctaaacatgtttctaggtgacaaaactagtaacacatttagtaagcattttaagtgtagaagcccatagattcaacatgcatcaacatcaattaaaagtaaaatgaattcattagcacatgagcctagcctcaaatccaactactcacaacccattaaatacaacaacccttgaaaatgaaatacatcaaaagagaagtagagtaaagagagaagagattaccaagggtttggtacaaatgataccaaaccGTACTTCTAAAGGTTTactacccacaaagatgtaataagaaagaaaatgcttctaagtatggtattaatgggttctaacaaaaaaagaactccatgaacaccatactttatccacacaatctaggaacaaagaacaagggttgagaaagagtatgagtagaggataaagagagtgaagtgacccaaatctatgaaacaagtttgtgattgatcaagggtgtaaatgatctttagtttttggtgaaaactcaagacactttacacttttctttgcacaacttgatatctatgacttaggcctaagaaaactatgttaaaactatggaaaatatgaagttttgatggagttttagtgtggtgaaggagaatgcacgaatttgtgaagaatgagggtatttaaaggccttaaggtcacaaatgaatggtggagatataaggggatgaatggttagatatggtggacaaatgtTGAAGCACAAATtatggatcttgttcttgacaTTATCTCcttcatttgttttcttctattttgaatttaaattgtaaattaaaatttacaattcataattcaccaatatgcttcattgacttattgactttaaccaccaccatttccggcaaccaccttctcatcgccggagtttaacaagcattttccggcgttgacttttcttttcttatgaaatctccacatttgctctttttagcttgaaactttcacccgaatccataatgtgcgctaaatccactcttcttgacgtgtttccgatcatttgcacattttcctagcatgagtaggaaacgtaaaaagaaataaataaatatacaaaaatataaagtaaaagaataagaataaggcaaacattactaggttaatattaacctaacacCAAGATTGTTGAATTTTTGGCTCTGAGTGTCAAGTGAAACTAAGCTTCGACTTTCAAAGCCTATCAGTGCCAAAAAAACTTCTCCACTCTTTCGAAAACATAATGGATGAGGCTGCAACCATCGTTCTGGACCTTGTGGACCAAGAGTTATCAATTTAGTCCCTGACTCTTCCTGACAATACTCTTTCATTAACCATATATCAACATAATAAATATCATCCTTCCTGTAGCCTGTAAATAAAGCAAGAGATTTCCCGTCTCCTGAAACAGACACTTTCGGTTTATAGTGTTGTTCAGTGCCCTTCGGCATCATTATCTCGCGAAATGACTCACGGCCCAGATCAAATGTCAAAATGAAATAGCAATAATCATCAGCAGCTTCCTTCCTTACTGTACAATGAATAGCCCCATCAATAAAAGCGTATGGAATAGCAACATGTATTTGGCAATGAGGAACTACAGAACCAAGACTTCTCCATGAGCCAGTGGCTAGTGAGTAAACCCCAGCTACAGCTGGAGTACTCTGAGGAGCGACAAATCGAACAACTTTGTAATCATTGGTCATAACTGTTGAGAAACAAATATGTCATTGATTGTGATAGgttgtgtatgagttgtaaagTTTCCTTATGTGTAGTAATAGGTTGTGTATAAGTTGTAAAATTTTCTTATGTGTAGTAATATGTTGTATATGAGTTGTCTTAATATTCCCACTGTAGCTATAAAACTCATAGTGCAACATCAATAACAATTTACTTCAGCCATTTCTTTTATTCTCTTTTAACAATAACATCAACCCcaaatgcaatagaatcaTTAAAAGGGCCAACTTCAGTGGGATTCGTCTatggtgcagcgctgcataccATACATACCGAATCGGACAGTAGATAGAGTGTCTTAAAATACACGTGGGGTCTGTGGAGTATATGAATGGTGGATTAGAGATATGTATGAtatgcagcgctgcaccatAGAATTTCTCACTTCAGTGAAGGTAAAACCGGGCAAGGGAAGCATCACTTCCTTTCTTATTGCTGGATTCCATATTATATAATTGAACGCTTTACATAGTTCATCATCTGCAAGGCACACCAGCCCGTCACATATGCCAGCTACACGGAAACGCTCATTTGCCGGCTTTACCATTTGGTTAAACCGAAACTCTATCTGGCAGCACTCATCAAAATCACGGTTATCATCATAATGCAAACAATACACCCTCTTCGGGAATCGGGTTTTGGCTGCGGCCACAGTTCAACAGAAGTTGGAAATCGGCCACCGTGCAGCAGAAGTTGTTGAGTCCCATGGTGGTTACTAGGTTTGCTTTTTTTGGTTGAGGAAGGAGCGAAAGAAACTAGAATTTTTAATAATGGCCAACCATGGCTTGCTCACCGCAGTGCATCTGACCAGGCACTTAATTGGTAGTCTAAGGAAAATAGTCTGACATTGCTGAAAATTTACACCACAGAATATGAATACAAACCAATTCACAATCAGAGAGcccaaaaatagaaactcaGCTACCATCGTAAGATTCACATAAAGGACAAAAAACCCTAAATTGAAATCCTATACAGAAAAGTTTAGCTTGTACTGCAAGTCTGCA encodes:
- the LOC126786997 gene encoding F-box/kelch-repeat protein At3g06240-like, producing MHCAKTRFPKRVYCLHYDDNRDFDECCQIEFRFNQMVKPANERFRVAGICDGLVCLADDELCKAFNYIIWNPAIRKEVMLPLPVMTNDYKVVRFVAPQSTPAVAGVYSLATGSWRSLGSVVPHCQIHVAIPYAFIDGAIHCTVRKEAADDYCYFILTFDLGRESFREIMMPKGTEQHYKPKVSVSGDGKSLALFTGYRKDDIYYVDIWLMKEYCQEESGTKLITLGPQGPERWLQPHPLCFRKSGEVFLALIGFESRSLVSLDTQSQKFNNLGVRLILT
- the LOC126789192 gene encoding uncharacterized protein LOC126789192, encoding MAASMFKLSVFLSLLSNLNLGLWPEAQKSVATFPPSCNSIECPSYDSIEVGNGYEVRRYNSSEWISTAPIQDISLVAATRTGFLQLFDYIQGKNEYGEKIEMTAPVLSKVQPSDGPFCESSFVVSFYVPKKNQAKPPPAEGLHVQKWTSTYVAVREFGGFVSDYDIGVEAAALQSSLAGTVWSKAIEKSHGADHTTIYTVAQYNSPFEFDHRVNEIWMSFDLEE